GATACTTCTGAAGCGTTGGGGATAACAAGAATGCGTCCTGGGGTTTCAAGGTCTTCAAGAACTACGTCCGTGTTCTGCTTGATGCCGTTATAGAGTTGGTTAGCCATGTGTAAAGTAAAACAGTTTCACACAGTTTTAACACGCATCTAGGTAGTTTGCCCTTAGTATTTTTTCAACACCTCGTCAAGAGCCTCGCTGACCTCTCCCTGGATAATAAATTCCATCTCAATAAGGTCATTGTCGTCAACAAATAGCACCCCTTCCGGTGCTGGTCCTTTCTCCTGAAATTTCATTTCCACCAGTCCGGCGTAGAATTTTTCAGACCATACCCGCAAACCAGAATCGTCAATTTTGACGTTCTGGGTGTAGTCCTCGAACATTGCCCCAGTGTCAATACCAAACAGCGATCCTTCGGTGATGATAGTGCCGTTGCGCTTCCTTCTTCCTAAACTAGCGGGAGCATAGGGTGTTTCTTGGGCGGCTCTAAGGTATCTAGCGCGAGTTTTAGTACGGTAGTACTGGTAGAACCGCCTGTAAATGTCTAGGATGCCAAGCTTGCGGACTTCCTTGAGTCGCTTGGCAAATTTCTGCAAATTTGTGGTATCTACGTATATTGGATACTCTTTCATTTTTCATCTGCGGAAATTCCGCACCCCCTCATGAGTCTATTGCCAGATATGCTAGCAATTGCCGTTCCCCTTCATATCCGCCGTATCAAACAAAGAGGGGACATCAAAAGTAATTGGGATTTTTACCAACAGCGACTCAATGAGTTTACGAATCGCACTTTAGATGAACCCAGCTTTTCAGAAGCCATATTATTCAAAATTGAGAAGAAACCGGGACTATCAGCACAAGCGTTCAATCTCTTAGCTGAAGTATTAGCAATTATGGCGTTCCTTCCGGGTGGGGTGCGGATTTTTGATATGGAATTTGATGCAGAAAGAATACCTGTTGCGATCGCGAAGCGTAACGAAGTTATCGTCCCCGATTTTGAGGGTATTGGCTAAAAAGGCATAGCAGCTTTCTTCAGTACACTGAATATCATCTGCTCGTCCTCACTTTTCAAACCTAATTTAGTCCTAGTTTCTTCAAAATCTTGTACCTCAAGAAAAATAGAAACGTATTGAGTCACAAGAAGCTTTAGTTCTTGACTAATATTCAACTCTTCTAACTCAAACAACACTTGAGCTAATTCTTCAGATTCGGGTACTTCGTTATTTTGATGATAATCTAACGCATCATTGTACTCGCTACCAGGTTGCAAATGCTTTTTAATAAAATGAAAAGCTTTGACAACGTAAAGCATAATACTCCCACCCGCGTCATTGTAAATCCGAGCACAACAAGTTGAACTGAAAAGGTGTTGATAGTAATCCGCTTTTTCAAGCGAACCAGAGGGCTGGTATCCTTTAGGAACAAACTCATTCTTAAAAAATCTTTGCGATTGCTCGTCTAATAGTTGTAAAGCGAACTCTTCAGCGTAGTATCGTGTCTTTGAATCATGCTTTAAAATTGAATAAAAAATATTATAAACTCGTTGTGCGATCGCGTTAAGTAAACTCCTGTGACAGTCTGTCTCTCTCCGCCCGTAAAGCTTTTTAATTCTTTGCAGCATGATTGACTGATAAGTTCTTGCTAATTCTTGTTTGGGCGTAAGGGGCTGACTGCGAGACGCTTGCAAACATTGTTTTTTGAACACCCCAATGGATATCCGCACCGCATTCCTAGCAGCAACAATCAAGCATGATTTAGTGAAGCCATCAATATTGCAAAGTTCCAAATAAATTTCATAAAAGATTTGTCCCGTATAGTACAAGAATTCCGCCTTCAACTCCAACGGCACCTCAAAGCACGGATATTGCAGTCGATACCAATTCATGCCGTTAATCATCGGTTTGTCGCTAGAGCAGTTGTAAAGAATTCCTTTATCAGTCACTTCAGAGTTTAGCAACCTCGAAGCATCTTTGGCTGACTCGTAGACAACGCCCGTATCTAGTCGCACAATGACGGCATCTCTCGGTCTGGGGCGACTTGCGATCGGCAAAACTCTTTCTACAACTTTCTTGTTTCTGATAACTTTACGAACACGACTGGTTTTGATGCCAAGGAGAAGACTTGCATTTTCCGCCGCAAAATCTTCAAAATCTTTGCGGCACACAAATGTTCTATTGCCGCGCCAAGTCGCCCCTTCTCGTCTCAAAACTTTTAAATCGTGATGGCGAATCCAAGATCGGACACGCTCGTAAGATATCCCCAAAGTTTTAGCTAAATCCGTTGGAGTCCACATTCCAATTGACGCTTTTGAAGAAACACCTTTACTTTTGGCGGTTCTCGTGATTACAGACTGCACTTGCTTGCGTTTACAACCCGGATATTGTCTGATGAATTCATCAATTAATTCTTGTGGTGGCAATCTTTGAAGTCTAGACTCTACCCAATCATATTGCTCTTTAGTAAAAACACCTCTCGCTTTACACGAGCAGCTTAAAGAGCAAAATTCTGATTTTGATTTAGGGATAAACTCACTTGAACAAAATTTACAAATTCGCATTGCTACTTGTCATTTTTTGATACTATGAAAAGCGCAATATATTAACGCAGAATCGCTCCACAAGGGCGATTTTTCTATCTGCCTTTACCAAAAAGTTCTTCCTCTTCTCTCGTTACTATAAACGCTGCTTCAAGGTACTTAAGTTGAGAGCCGTACTTCCATTGCTCGCCAATTGGGGCTTGCGATCGCTCTTTGTACAATGCTCGGTACAATGCCGCTATCTTTTTGCTAGATAGGTCTAAGATGTTCATTCAATCTCCTTTATCAACGCCACAGTTTGAATATTTGGGTAACTAGGATGAGCCATCAACCTATCGCTGTAGGGGCATTCAAAATCACAATCTTCCGTACCCGCAAGCAAGCAACCTTCACCCGGCATAAACCCGCAGTCAAATTCTTCCTCGTCTTCAAGGAATTCGTCTTCATCGTCTTCATCGTCATCCCAAGGGTAATAATAAGTCACGATCCTGCGATCGCCTCCTCCAAAGTCAAAAACTGTAGGCGGCAATGACAACGAGTACCGCAATCGCACGCCTGAGTGGGAAATATCACTTCATCAATTAACACGATACCCCTAGCAGCGTACTGAGGGCATTGAGAGCAATGTTCCGCGATACCCAGCAACCGTTTTGCATGAGTGTATCCTACTCTGATTGCTGCTACCTTCTCCCCTCGGAAAAACGATACCTTGGCAGCTTCAGCATAGAGATCGACTCTTGCCTTAAACTGCGCTCTTGTTATTGTCCCTTGAGTTAGTTCAACTGCAAAATTTCTCAAATAATCGTATTGATTCTTAAGTTCTCTTCCTATCTCTAAATAGTCGGATTTTTTAAGAGCTTTTTGACCGCCCACGCCTAACAAGTACTCTTGGGTGTGGAGAATTTTGAGAACTTCTGCTGTTTGTTCTTGCCAACTTCTTAAAGTGATTTTATTGTCAAGCAGTAATTGAGCAATTTGACCCAAATCTTGCTTGACATTTTCAATGCGTTTTTGGGTCAAAGTGTAAACAGCTTCTTTGGAAATAAAACGCCCTGTGGTTTTATTTCTGTAGCGGTTGGTTCCCTTTTCCCACTGAAATAATGGATTGTCGGTAGCGGCATCAAATGTCAGCATTTTACCACAAACCTTTTTCATCGAAGGGGTCTATATATCCTTGCGAATCATCGGCTTTTCCAAAGACGATAACAAGATATCCGATGCAAAAACTGTATCCATGGCGATCGCTTTGCATCCACTTCCATCCCCGTACAAATCCAAAAACATCTAAAGCGGAGTCAGGATTCCAGATCGCTTGAATTCCCCAGTGGAATTTTGAATTTTTCATCTAAGATATCCGTTTTTGACAAAGTTGGGTATAAACTATATAACGCGGTTGCAACATTATCATGCTTGTCTATTTTGATTACAAAGCTATCTTTTTCCATCCACTTTAAAATTTGATAAACTTGTCTTAGATGAATTCCTGTAGCTATTGAGATTTCTTGCGCTCTAGCAAGTGTATTAGCTTTTATCAGAAATTGCCCTACGCGCTTATAATTGTCGCTGCGCTCAATGCTCAAAGCAATAGTTAAGGCTAAGATAACAGCTAACTCCACAATACTGATAGCAGAAAGCAGTGAAACAGTTTCGTTCATCAATAGACCCTCGTGAAAAACTTTTCTTGCACCTTCGCTGCGATCGCCTTATTTTCTTCATCAGATCGAGAACGGAGTTTATCAAGAAGCTTATCTCTAAAAGCTTTCAATGACGGGAGGTTTGGGCAATATTCAGGATTTAAACAATCGTTTAAATATCCTCCTAAAAAGAACTCTTGCTCTAAAGTCAAAGAGTTAATGAATTTTTGGAAATCCATTTGAAATGTTTTCATAAAACCTCTGCATCTAGCAAATTACTGTAAACGTTGGGGGCGACTTGCTTCCAGTTAGTTATAGCGGCAGCGATGTCCTCGTCATCGATAGTAGCGATCACGTCAAACTCTTCTTCAGATAATACATCGCCACTGATGGTCAGAAAATCCGCAACGTCAGTTCGCATCGCCTTGAGTTCGTCAATACCAATCTCCTTGATTCCACCAAAAAATTCCAATGGCATAGCGGATAAATAAATTTCCTTCGCTTCTTTAATATTATCAACACCAATGACCATTTTTTCTTCATCAAATTCACCATTGACTAATTGTTCAACGGCAAAAATTTTGGATGACTCTAACTTAACCCCAATGTATACGTCCACAGCCATCCCGTCAGCACCTTTTGTTTTTTGAAAAAATCCGTACCCAGATTTTAGGACTTTGCCGTGCCTCTCTTGGAAGGGGAAATATTGAACCCCTATTTTAAAACCTTGCCACTCTAAAATCTTTTGTGCTCTGGTAGCATCATCAGATTTCAAGTTTTTTCGTCTTAAAGTCCAGTCGTCACAAACGTAGTCGCGCTTAACCTCAAAATCAAACTTGTCACAGTTTAGCCACCCCGTACCGTCGCTATTGCCAGAATAACTGTACTGACAGTTAACACATTTACTATCGCCACTAGCTTTGCGGTAGTTCGGTGCATCGTCCTCGCTATCTGTATTGGGTGCAAAACTAAAGTAAAGGTTCGCCCAGTAAGTTGGAGAGTGCGGATTTTCCGCAGATAGATTCGTGTTCACATCGCTTGGTGAAAACGTCACCAACTGTACATAACCATTTTTGGTGGCAAGGACGTAATAGCGATCGCCTACCTTGTAAGGCTTGTTGGGGGCATATAGTTTACCCTTGTACCGAACCCGCCCGCCCGTTTTTTCAAGGTCAGCCAACCTCAGTGCATCAAATCTGTCGGCTCTTGCTTGTAAAGTAATCTCAGTTCGGAAGCTGTCACCCTCATGCCTAGTCCTAGCTTCCTCTTGGGAGTACACCCCATCTTCAATGTTGATCTTGTCAGCTTCAGCGTAAACCTTGAATATATCCGCTTTTTCTTTGGGCGATTCGGTGTACAGTGGATGCCAAAGAAAGCCATAGGAAGTGGGAGCGGATTTCACTTCATCTTCCTGTAGCAAATAAGAATTGAGCGCGTCAATGTTATCGCTGAACTTATCCTGTTGACCTTCCTCTACCAAATCATTGAGATAGCGCTGTTCGCCGGTTATCTTACCACTGGCATCCAGCCCAGCAGCGAACTCACCAAACAGCACCGAACCAGGTAAACCACTGGCAGCGACCAACTCCGACTTTAGGCGATCGGCAACGTCACCCACTCCACTAAAGTTACGCGATAAAATTTCTAGTTTCTCTTTGGAAAGATCTGCTGCGTAACCCTTGTAAAGACTCTTACTAGTTTGATTGATTTGCAATCGGTTTTTAAGCTTTTCTTCAGCTTCTTTACCACCCTGCCACAGTTTTTCAAATAATCCGTCCATGTAGTGGACGAAAATGTTAAAGTCTATCAATCCTCTAGATATTGCGGCATAGCTGGTAAAAAACCTTTCCCAAACGTCAATAAACGGTTCTAAAACTGACGCTTCACACCCCGCATTACGAGACTTTTGTGTATCTGGTAAATCGTTTCCTATAAAAGGTAGAACTCTAGTTTTGTGAACTTTATTTTTGAAATTAAGGCTATTAGGAAGAATGATTTTGTTACTACTGATACTTGTAGCTAAGGTATAGTATTCTGGATCTAACCGTTCGTAAGCTGTTGTTCCTTCAGGGTACAATTTGTATCTATCGAGCACAATTAGCTTTTTGATTTTCGCGATTCTACTCTCTTCTACTGGCTGACTGTAGTCCTCAGTCTCATCATCAACCAACATCAATATATTGCATTGTCCATATAAATTCGCCCAATATTGAGCTTTTTTGAATTTCTTGCGAACTTGCAATTGCTTGTGACGGTTGTGAACATATTCTATCAAACTAGGGTCATTTTTATCCCCACCAAGAGTAAAGGTTCCCCATTTCCTCGTCATCAGTCGGGGCATGATTTCTACAACTCTACGACAAGCCCAGGACGAGGTATAGTAAGCATCTAAAGTTTCCTGACCGTAGACGCCACTTAGGTTTCGGACTTTCGTTGCTTCGTGCGGGTCACGGCGGCGATCGCCAAGCCCGATGACA
This genomic interval from Scytonema hofmannii PCC 7110 contains the following:
- a CDS encoding helix-turn-helix domain-containing protein, whose product is MPPQELIDEFIRQYPGCKRKQVQSVITRTAKSKGVSSKASIGMWTPTDLAKTLGISYERVRSWIRHHDLKVLRREGATWRGNRTFVCRKDFEDFAAENASLLLGIKTSRVRKVIRNKKVVERVLPIASRPRPRDAVIVRLDTGVVYESAKDASRLLNSEVTDKGILYNCSSDKPMINGMNWYRLQYPCFEVPLELKAEFLYYTGQIFYEIYLELCNIDGFTKSCLIVAARNAVRISIGVFKKQCLQASRSQPLTPKQELARTYQSIMLQRIKKLYGRRETDCHRSLLNAIAQRVYNIFYSILKHDSKTRYYAEEFALQLLDEQSQRFFKNEFVPKGYQPSGSLEKADYYQHLFSSTCCARIYNDAGGSIMLYVVKAFHFIKKHLQPGSEYNDALDYHQNNEVPESEELAQVLFELEELNISQELKLLVTQYVSIFLEVQDFEETRTKLGLKSEDEQMIFSVLKKAAMPF
- a CDS encoding anti-CBASS protein Acb1 family protein; the encoded protein is MQQNFDVSPLENAVIGLGDRRRDPHEATKVRNLSGVYGQETLDAYYTSSWACRRVVEIMPRLMTRKWGTFTLGGDKNDPSLIEYVHNRHKQLQVRKKFKKAQYWANLYGQCNILMLVDDETEDYSQPVEESRIAKIKKLIVLDRYKLYPEGTTAYERLDPEYYTLATSISSNKIILPNSLNFKNKVHKTRVLPFIGNDLPDTQKSRNAGCEASVLEPFIDVWERFFTSYAAISRGLIDFNIFVHYMDGLFEKLWQGGKEAEEKLKNRLQINQTSKSLYKGYAADLSKEKLEILSRNFSGVGDVADRLKSELVAASGLPGSVLFGEFAAGLDASGKITGEQRYLNDLVEEGQQDKFSDNIDALNSYLLQEDEVKSAPTSYGFLWHPLYTESPKEKADIFKVYAEADKINIEDGVYSQEEARTRHEGDSFRTEITLQARADRFDALRLADLEKTGGRVRYKGKLYAPNKPYKVGDRYYVLATKNGYVQLVTFSPSDVNTNLSAENPHSPTYWANLYFSFAPNTDSEDDAPNYRKASGDSKCVNCQYSYSGNSDGTGWLNCDKFDFEVKRDYVCDDWTLRRKNLKSDDATRAQKILEWQGFKIGVQYFPFQERHGKVLKSGYGFFQKTKGADGMAVDVYIGVKLESSKIFAVEQLVNGEFDEEKMVIGVDNIKEAKEIYLSAMPLEFFGGIKEIGIDELKAMRTDVADFLTISGDVLSEEEFDVIATIDDEDIAAAITNWKQVAPNVYSNLLDAEVL